The sequence below is a genomic window from Lelliottia sp. JS-SCA-14.
TCGCATCGATGTCCCCGCCTTTGGCCGCTTTCTCGGCCCACTGTTCCGCCTGAGTATCATCACCCGCGCTGAAGTAAGTGTCGGCCAGATAGTACTGGGCCCGCGCATCGCCCGCCTCGGCCTGTTGCTTATACTGGCTGCCGGGTTCGTCTGCGTGAGCTAACGCGGTAAAAAGAAAAAGCAGCGTAAAAAGGGTTTTCATGAGTTCTTATCATCCGGGTACATAGCGCGCAGTATATACCCGTCATACTTCGAGTTGCATGCGCGTTGGCTGCACCTGCTCACCCCAGTCACTTACTTAAGTAAGCTCCTGGGGATTCTCAGGCTTGCCGCCTTCCTGCAACTCGAATTATTTAGGGTAAAGTCGCGATTATAGAAGAATAAAAAGGGTGCGTTAAGACCTCAACGTCCAGACAAGCAGGGCGGGTTACCCCGCCCACAAAATTAACCAGCAATACAGGCTAATTTCGCCGCCACTTCCTGATGTTCACTCTTTATTGTCAGCTCGCAAAGCTTGCCGCGATTAATAAAGGTAAATATCACGATAGTTAGACAAACAATGAATACAATGCCTAACACAGTTTTTAATGGCGTCATGCCTATTACTCCTTGCGTATAAAAGAATAAGAGGCTACTCTCAACCTGGCTGAAGTTGATGTGGATTTAAAAGAGAGTAGCCTCAGGTGAATGAAAATTTTCCTGGGGCTTTCCACTTTCTGCTCCTCACTAATGCTCAACATCATGCTTAAAACAGAAAGTCTTAAGCACCCGCCGCCATCTTATCCTTCTGAATTAAAATGCAAAGATGTAATTCACTTCTTTTAAAGTTGCATAACTTTATGCGAGATCTATTCCAGAATAATATTGATGATATTAATGTGATTTATATAAATAAAAATGGGGTGAATATCTCACCCCATTTATTCATTGAATACGTAATGAATTAACCCATCGCGCTTTCGCGCAGCCTGGCTTTCAGCTTCGTATATTCATCAATCACGTACTGCTCGGCCTTTTGCTGGTCGACAATCGCCTCGACGCGCACGGCGCAATACTTATACTCCGGCGTTTTGGTTATCGGACTCAAGTTCTCCGTCACCAGCTCGTTACAGGCGCCAATCCACCACTGGTAGGTCATGTACACCGCCCCTTTGTTTGGGCGATCGCTGACCTGCGCGCGGGTGATGATGCGGCCTTTGCGGGAGTTCACCCACACCAGGGCTTCATCCTCAATGCCCAGTCGTTCGGCGTCGGCGGTGTTGAGCTGCGCGTAGCCCGGCTCATCGGCCAGTGCGGCCAGCGCCGCACAGTTCCCGGTCATCGAGCGACAGGAGTAGTGGCCCACTTCACGCACCGTTGAGAGCACCATCGGATACTCGTCGGTGAGTTTGTCGATAGGCGCGACCCAGTCGCAGGTGAAGAACTGTGCCAGCCCGTTCGGGGTGTCGAACTTCTCGGCGAAGAGATACGACGTGCCCTGATCGGCCTCTGACTCATCGCGGCACGGCCACTGGATATAGCCCAGCTCACCCATTTTTTCATAGGTTGCCCCGGTGAAATCCGGACACAGATTGCGCAACTCGTCCCAGATCTCCTGGGTGTTGTTGTAGTGCATCGGATAACCCATGCGGGTGGCGATTTCGCTGATGATTTGCCAGTCCGTTTTCAGATCCCACTTCGGCTCGACCGCTTTAAAGAAGCGCTGGAAGCCGCGGTCCGCTGCGGTGTAGACGCCTTCGTGCTCGCCCCAGGACGTTGACGGTAAAATCACATCCGCCGCCGCCGCGGTTTTGGTCATGAAGATATCCTGCACAATCACCAGCTCGAGATCTTCAAAGCCTTTGCGCACCGCCGACAGCTCGGCGTCGGTTTGCAGCGGATCTTCACCCATGATGTAGGCCGCACGCACTTCACCGTGCGCCGCGCGGTGCGGCAGCTCGCTGATGCGATACCCGGTGTGTTCCGGCAGACTTTCCACGCCCCAGGCCCTGGCGAATTTCGCGCGGTTTTCCGGGAACTTGACGTACTGATAGCCCGGATAGGTATCCGGCAGTGCGCCCATATCGCAGGCACCCTGAACGTTGTTCTGCCCACGCACCGGGTTGACGCCAACGTGCGGTTTGCCGAGGTTGCCCGTCAGCATCGCGAGGCTGGTCAGGGAGCGCACGGTTTCCACGCCCTGATAGAACTGGGTCACGCCCATGCCCCACAGGATGCAGGCGGTTTTCGCCGCCGCATACATTCGCGCCGCCTGACGAATTTCCTGCGCCGTGACGCCGGTAATCGCTTCCACCGACTCAGGCGTATAGCCCTCGACAATTTTGCGATACTCGTCGAAGCCTTCCGTACGCGCGGCGACAAACGCCTGGTCGTACAGTTTCTCTTCAATGATGACGTGGCCAAGGGCATTCAACAGCGCGATGTTCGAGCCGTTGCGCAGCGCGATATGCATATCCGCAATGCGTGCGGTTTCGATTTTACGCGGATCGCAGACGATGATTTTCGCCCCGTTGCGCTTCGCGTTAATCACGTGATTCGCCACGATAGGGTGGGAATCCGCAGGGTTGTAGCCGAAAACAAACACCAGATCGGTGTTATCGATTTCGTTGATAGCGTTACTCATTGCGCCGTTACCGACCGACTGGTGCAGACCTGCAACCGATGGGCCGTGTCAGACGCGAGCGCAGCAGTCGACGTTGTTGGTACCAATAACGGCGCGCGCGAATTTTTGCATCACATAGTTAGTTTCATTCCCCGTTCCGCGCGATGAGCCGGTGGTCTGGATCGCGTCCGGGCCGTATTTGGCTTTGATATCGCTCAGGCGGCTGGCGACATAGTCCAGCGCCTCGTTCCAGGAGACGGATTCCAGCTTGCCGCCGCGTTGACGGCGAATCATGGGGGTTTTCAGACGGGGGGTGAGGATCTGGGTATCGTTAATAAAATCCCAGCCATAGTAGCCTTTCAGGCACAGCGTGCCCTGATTGGTCTTACCCTGTGCAGCCTCCGCCCGGACGATTTTGCCGTTATCGACCACCAGGTTGATCTTGCAACCCGAGGCACAATAGGGGCAAACCGTGATGACTTTTTTCATCGGTCTCGCTCCAGTTAAACAATGCTTTCCCACGCCATTATGCAGCTTCTATGCCATTTTTTTATTGTGGGTATCCCCTGACTTTACGGCCGATGTTTGGTCAAAACCCTGACGAGACGCAGGCAATCGTCAAAATTGACGTGTCGAAGGGGCAGCGGATGTGACATGGGTTGAAATTCCGTCACGCCGAAAGGAATTTGGCTGGAGCCGATTGCAGAATAGGTCAGACTTAACATAATCCCCTGACGGAACCCTGCGATGAAACCGGCGATTCTGGTGGTTGATGACGATACGGCGGTCTGCGAACTGCTGCAGGATGTGCTCAACGAGCACGTCTTTACGGTGCACGTCTGCCATACCGGGCGGGATGCGCTGGCGCTGGCCCAGCGTGAGCCGGGCATTGCGCTGGTCTTACTCGATATGATGCTGCCGGATATCAACGGTTTGCAGGTTTTGCAGCAGCTGCAAAAACAGCGCCCTGAGCTGCCGGTGATTATGCTTACCGGGCTGGGGAGTGAATCGGACGTGGTGGTCGGTCTGGAGATGGGCGCGGATGATTACATCGGCAAACCCTTTAATCCGCGCGTCGTCGTTGCCCGCGTCAAAGCGGTCTTGCGTCGAACCGGCGTGCTGGCGGCGGAACCGACGGCCCCGCGTGCGTCGGGCTTAGGCTTTAACGGCTGGACGCTCGACACCACCCGCTGTGAGCTGAGCTCCCCGCAGCAGACCACCGTTCCGCTCACCCAGGGCGAGTACGGTTTACTGCTGGCGCTGGCTCAGAACGCCCGGCGGGTATTGAGCCGGGAACAGCTGCTGGAGCTGACCCACAGCGAAAGCGCCGAGGTGTTTGATCGTACAATCGACGTGCTGATCATGCGCCTGCGGCGAAAAATCGAAATTAACCCCCATCAGCCGTTGCTGATCAAAACCATTCGCGGCCTCGGGTATGTCTTTGCCGCAGACGTTTCTCATAACGATAAAGCGGCTTAAAGGTTCGCCTCCAGCTCGACCAGCGTTTTCGCCCCATCAATGGCATTGGCCGCCAGCAGGCTGGCCCGCGCGCAGGCGTGCGCCAGGGCTATGCTCTCAGGCAGGGACCACGCCTCGTGGCAGCCATATAAAAATCCGGCGCAAAACGCATCGCCCGCGCCGACACTGCCGATAATCTCATCCTGTTCCAGCTGACGGGACGGCACCCACTGGCCCTGCTCGCCCGGCATCTGGCCCCACGCGCCTTCCGGGCAGTGGATCACCACGCGCTGACGCACGCCCGCCGCCAGCAGCTGCGACGCGGCTTCGGCGATATGTAAAATGTTCGGCGCATCGCTGCTGTCGCGCATCTCCAGCCCGCTAAACTCCCCGGCCTCCAGCTCGTTAATCACCAGATAATCCACGTAGCGCAGGGCAGGGAGCACCAGCGGCTGATAGCGCGGGTCGCCTTTGCGCGACACCAAATCCAGCGAGGTTTCATACCCCAGATCGCGCATCTGGGAGAGCAGGCGCGCGCTGCGGGTGCCAAACTCGTCGTCCGGCAGATCCAGGCTGTCGAGCAGCAGCAGATACCCGAGATGGAAAATCTTCATCGACGGATCGAGCCGATCGAACGCCGGGAGATCCAGCAGGCGGTTGGCCGCCGGAGAGTGGAAAAAGGTGCGCTGTCCGCTGGGGTCGGTCATCACCTGCGACATCGACGTCGGCGCAAAGGTGGTGCGCTGCACCCGCTGGCGGTTGACGTGGTACTGGTCGAGCATCGCCAGAATGTAGTCTCCGTCGCTGTCGTCGCCAATCAGCCCGACCGCCTGTAGCGGCAGGCCGACGTGCATTTTCGCCAGCGTCAGTAACACATTCAGCGGCGCACCGCCGGTGGCCCGCTCGCTGTGAATAATCTCCGCCAGCCAGCCGCGCTCCGGCCACTGCACAATCTGATGCACATGATCGACGAGCATATTTCCTGCGGCGATAACGCCCCGGCGTTCCATCAGGCTTTCCCCGCGCTGCCGAAAATGCGCATCTGTTCCGACACCGTGTCGGTGATCGCCTCTTCGATGCCCAACAGCAGCTCGGCAAACTCGTCGTAGATCGGCTGACGATGAGTCATGCGCTGCTCGACGGAGGCCAGCGCCGCCTGCGACATCCCGGTGTAGAAATTGATTTTGTGAATGCCGAGCTCAATGGCGCGGCGGAAATCGGCGTCGCTGATCCCGGACCCGCCGTGCAGCACCAGCGGCAGGCCGGTTTGCTGGCGGATGGCGTCAAGGCGGGCGAAATCGAGCTTCGGCTCGCCTTTGTACTTCCCGTGGGCATTGCCGATGGCGACGGCCAGGGCGTCAATGCCGGTTTGATCGACGAACTCGCGCGCCAGGGCCGGGTCAGTGAAAAAGGCTTCGTCGGCGTGACCGTACAGCGCACCGCCCTCGTCACCGCCGACCGCGCCCAGCTCCGCTTCCACCGACACGCCCACGGCGTGACACATCTTCACCACTTCCCGGGTCTGGCGAATATTCTCTTCGTAGCTGAGGGTGGAGCCATCAAACATCACGGAGCTGAAACCTAAGCGCAGCGCCCGCACCACCGCCTCAAAATGCAGGCCGTGATCGAGATTGAGGACCACCGGAATATCGTGTCGCGCGGCCTCGAACCGGACCGCTTCGACTAATGAATCGAGAGACAAATATTTAAAATGCACTTCGGCGATGTTGATGATAAACGGCGAGCGCTCCTGCTTTGCTGCGGCGAACAGGGCGCGCAAAAAGTGGGAGTCGAGAACGTTAAACGCGCCGAGGGCGTAGCGATGTTCACGGGCGTGTTCCAGCCCGGCGGCGAGAGAAATTAGCGGCATCATTCACTCCTTAAGTTCGAAACAGGCTGTACTCGTTGCAGAGCACCAGCACCGCCGGTTCGTCTTCTTCGATGTTGTTGTAGCGCGAGAGCGGCTGCAAAAAATGGTTGTCATGTTCGTCGTCATTCACCGACGACACTTCGCCCACCAGCACATCGCCAAACCCGCGCTCTCCCCAGAAACTGTGGTACAGACCGGGCGTGAGACAGATGCTCTCCCCGGGCGTCAGGCGCAGCTGGCTGCCGGGCGCGTGGGTCTGCATGCAGCCGTCGACCACCACCGTGACGTCGGTGTTTTCCGTCTCTTCATGCCCGCCCGCGTTCCACAGCTCGATAATCAGGTTTCCGCCGCCGCGATTGATGATGTCTTCGCGTTTACGCCAGTGGAAATGCATCGGCGTGACCTGCCCGTCGCGGACGTGCATGATTTTTTCCGCGTAGGTTTTTTCGTAGGGCGTGCCGTTCGGCGAGCCGTTGCGCAGGGTGAACAGGGTGAGTCCCTGCGCGAGAAAGTTGTTGCCGCCGAAAGCGGTCACGTCCCAGCCGAGTTTAAGGT
It includes:
- a CDS encoding Hok/Gef family protein, whose product is MTPLKTVLGIVFIVCLTIVIFTFINRGKLCELTIKSEHQEVAAKLACIAG
- a CDS encoding carbohydrate kinase family protein, giving the protein MERRGVIAAGNMLVDHVHQIVQWPERGWLAEIIHSERATGGAPLNVLLTLAKMHVGLPLQAVGLIGDDSDGDYILAMLDQYHVNRQRVQRTTFAPTSMSQVMTDPSGQRTFFHSPAANRLLDLPAFDRLDPSMKIFHLGYLLLLDSLDLPDDEFGTRSARLLSQMRDLGYETSLDLVSRKGDPRYQPLVLPALRYVDYLVINELEAGEFSGLEMRDSSDAPNILHIAEAASQLLAAGVRQRVVIHCPEGAWGQMPGEQGQWVPSRQLEQDEIIGSVGAGDAFCAGFLYGCHEAWSLPESIALAHACARASLLAANAIDGAKTLVELEANL
- a CDS encoding D-lyxose/D-mannose family sugar isomerase; this translates as MKRSDINEILGHTRQFFSMHDVHLPPFASFPPTQWRQLDACAWREVFDLKLGWDVTAFGGNNFLAQGLTLFTLRNGSPNGTPYEKTYAEKIMHVRDGQVTPMHFHWRKREDIINRGGGNLIIELWNAGGHEETENTDVTVVVDGCMQTHAPGSQLRLTPGESICLTPGLYHSFWGERGFGDVLVGEVSSVNDDEHDNHFLQPLSRYNNIEEDEPAVLVLCNEYSLFRT
- a CDS encoding response regulator, translated to MKPAILVVDDDTAVCELLQDVLNEHVFTVHVCHTGRDALALAQREPGIALVLLDMMLPDINGLQVLQQLQKQRPELPVIMLTGLGSESDVVVGLEMGADDYIGKPFNPRVVVARVKAVLRRTGVLAAEPTAPRASGLGFNGWTLDTTRCELSSPQQTTVPLTQGEYGLLLALAQNARRVLSREQLLELTHSESAEVFDRTIDVLIMRLRRKIEINPHQPLLIKTIRGLGYVFAADVSHNDKAA
- the fdhF gene encoding formate dehydrogenase subunit alpha — protein: MKKVITVCPYCASGCKINLVVDNGKIVRAEAAQGKTNQGTLCLKGYYGWDFINDTQILTPRLKTPMIRRQRGGKLESVSWNEALDYVASRLSDIKAKYGPDAIQTTGSSRGTGNETNYVMQKFARAVIGTNNVDCCARVUHGPSVAGLHQSVGNGAMSNAINEIDNTDLVFVFGYNPADSHPIVANHVINAKRNGAKIIVCDPRKIETARIADMHIALRNGSNIALLNALGHVIIEEKLYDQAFVAARTEGFDEYRKIVEGYTPESVEAITGVTAQEIRQAARMYAAAKTACILWGMGVTQFYQGVETVRSLTSLAMLTGNLGKPHVGVNPVRGQNNVQGACDMGALPDTYPGYQYVKFPENRAKFARAWGVESLPEHTGYRISELPHRAAHGEVRAAYIMGEDPLQTDAELSAVRKGFEDLELVIVQDIFMTKTAAAADVILPSTSWGEHEGVYTAADRGFQRFFKAVEPKWDLKTDWQIISEIATRMGYPMHYNNTQEIWDELRNLCPDFTGATYEKMGELGYIQWPCRDESEADQGTSYLFAEKFDTPNGLAQFFTCDWVAPIDKLTDEYPMVLSTVREVGHYSCRSMTGNCAALAALADEPGYAQLNTADAERLGIEDEALVWVNSRKGRIITRAQVSDRPNKGAVYMTYQWWIGACNELVTENLSPITKTPEYKYCAVRVEAIVDQQKAEQYVIDEYTKLKARLRESAMG
- a CDS encoding ketose 1,6-bisphosphate aldolase, with the translated sequence MPLISLAAGLEHAREHRYALGAFNVLDSHFLRALFAAAKQERSPFIINIAEVHFKYLSLDSLVEAVRFEAARHDIPVVLNLDHGLHFEAVVRALRLGFSSVMFDGSTLSYEENIRQTREVVKMCHAVGVSVEAELGAVGGDEGGALYGHADEAFFTDPALAREFVDQTGIDALAVAIGNAHGKYKGEPKLDFARLDAIRQQTGLPLVLHGGSGISDADFRRAIELGIHKINFYTGMSQAALASVEQRMTHRQPIYDEFAELLLGIEEAITDTVSEQMRIFGSAGKA